Proteins from a genomic interval of Sporolactobacillus sp. Y61:
- a CDS encoding histidine phosphatase family protein, producing the protein MKSIYLVRHGRTLFNLLNKVQGISDTPLTAEGLKKAAELGERFKNNGISFDAAYTSDLSRTRKTSQILLSHSANPELPLFETPCLREVSFGMFEGDPNDFTWRGAKEASGIPGLNGDSPDELRIQGLAGIKKADKTGLAESYEDVKKRIEHILDVFASSEGSTLLAVSHGMYINCVVYTLMEKGTHLPPVPNTSVTKLIFDHGTFRVDYVGREDPF; encoded by the coding sequence ATGAAATCGATTTATTTGGTCAGACATGGACGGACATTATTCAACTTATTAAATAAAGTACAGGGAATTTCAGATACCCCGCTGACAGCTGAAGGTCTGAAGAAGGCAGCAGAGCTTGGTGAACGTTTTAAAAATAACGGCATTTCTTTTGACGCGGCATATACCAGTGACCTCAGCCGTACAAGAAAAACATCGCAAATTCTATTATCTCATTCAGCTAATCCTGAGCTTCCGCTCTTCGAAACGCCCTGTCTCAGAGAAGTCAGCTTTGGTATGTTTGAAGGCGATCCCAATGATTTCACATGGAGAGGGGCAAAAGAAGCATCGGGAATTCCCGGGCTGAATGGCGATTCCCCTGATGAACTGCGGATTCAGGGGCTCGCCGGCATTAAAAAAGCAGATAAAACCGGTCTTGCTGAAAGTTATGAAGATGTAAAAAAGCGGATTGAACATATTCTGGATGTGTTTGCCTCATCTGAAGGCTCTACCCTTCTTGCCGTGAGCCACGGGATGTATATTAATTGTGTCGTCTATACCCTGATGGAAAAAGGCACGCACCTCCCTCCTGTCCCCAATACAAGTGTCACAAAACTGATTTTTGACCACGGCACTTTCCGGGTGGATTATGTCGGCAGAGAGGATCCGTTTTAA
- a CDS encoding lipoate--protein ligase has product MIYINNRDVLDQTLNFALEEYALKYLDINETYLMFYRMAPTVIVGRNQNTAEEINRDYIRANKVTVTRRLSGGGAVYNDPGNLSFSFIAKDDGDSFNNYRKFTEPVIRALHYMGVEARLEGRNDLTLDGKKISGNAQFVTQGRIFSHGTLLFDVNLDHVSKALHPDAAKYESKGIKSVRSRVTNIREHLTKDMTIQQFRETLLHYIFEGQEKIPEYQITDEDWTNIVDIANKRYRNWDWVYGKSPEFNVQKAKRFPGGRIDLRMNVKKSVVEKMTIYGDFFGAGDVTDIEKLLVGTKYDRKAIEEKLNGVDVHKYFGRISEEELLSVLI; this is encoded by the coding sequence ATGATTTACATTAATAATCGGGATGTTCTTGACCAGACATTGAATTTTGCGTTGGAGGAATATGCATTAAAATATCTGGATATCAATGAGACGTACCTGATGTTCTATCGCATGGCACCGACTGTTATTGTCGGACGCAATCAGAATACGGCTGAAGAAATCAACAGGGATTATATTCGGGCGAATAAGGTCACGGTAACCCGGAGGCTTTCAGGTGGAGGAGCTGTGTATAACGATCCGGGCAATTTAAGTTTCAGCTTTATCGCCAAAGACGACGGAGACAGCTTTAACAATTATCGTAAATTTACAGAACCCGTTATTCGGGCTCTACATTATATGGGTGTCGAAGCCCGGCTTGAAGGAAGAAATGACCTGACGCTTGATGGTAAAAAAATATCGGGGAATGCGCAATTTGTCACTCAGGGGCGTATTTTCAGTCATGGTACGCTGCTTTTTGATGTTAATCTGGATCATGTTTCAAAAGCGCTCCATCCCGATGCGGCAAAATATGAATCAAAGGGGATCAAATCCGTACGAAGCCGGGTCACCAATATCCGTGAGCATCTGACGAAGGATATGACAATTCAGCAATTCCGTGAAACCTTGCTTCACTATATTTTTGAAGGTCAGGAAAAAATTCCGGAATATCAGATTACGGACGAAGACTGGACAAACATTGTTGATATTGCCAATAAGCGTTATAGAAACTGGGATTGGGTTTATGGCAAATCTCCTGAATTTAATGTTCAAAAGGCAAAACGCTTTCCCGGCGGGCGGATTGACCTGAGAATGAATGTGAAAAAAAGTGTGGTTGAGAAAATGACGATTTATGGTGACTTCTTTGGTGCGGGTGATGTAACGGACATTGAGAAGCTTCTCGTCGGCACAAAATATGACCGGAAGGCTATTGAAGAAAAGTTAAATGGTGTGGACGTACACAAATACTTCGGAAGAATCAGTGAGGAGGAACTCTTGTCTGTTCTGATCTGA
- a CDS encoding M48 family metallopeptidase — translation MKKVVRGFILIYLIYLIAIGVYFFLWAKTGIPAEAKGTPADPAQFMSKDRITESLNYNALRHFISFALIPLEWGVYLFVLISGFSVWLRNRSERITGHFLIQMLIGFAALSLVGAIVFLPADLISYQISRHYGISVQPFYDWLRDQGISLAVDSLIGFFALTAVFFFIRRYPANWWLPVWLLAVPFVVFLIYIQPVVIDPLYNHFQSLQDGRLKQEILQLAARAQIPADDVYEVDMSSETNAMNAYVNGLGSHLRIVLWDTTIRQLSPPEVLFIMAHEMAHYVMHHIVWAVTAALAGLLVGLILAAKFLLWAVQKWGARLNLNHPGDIAALPLVLLIFSVLSFAFEPVQGAISRQFERSADSYAIHLTGDREAAISSFQKISSASLAEINPPALVKWIQYDHPTMLERFQYLEQVNLKDKE, via the coding sequence TTGAAAAAGGTTGTCCGGGGATTCATCCTGATCTATCTGATCTATCTCATCGCCATCGGTGTCTACTTTTTCTTATGGGCGAAAACAGGGATCCCCGCAGAAGCAAAGGGAACACCTGCGGATCCGGCGCAGTTTATGAGTAAAGACCGCATCACGGAAAGCCTGAACTACAATGCCCTGCGGCACTTTATATCTTTTGCCCTGATTCCGCTGGAGTGGGGTGTCTATCTGTTTGTTCTGATCAGCGGTTTCTCTGTGTGGCTGAGAAACCGTTCTGAAAGAATAACCGGCCATTTTCTCATTCAGATGCTCATCGGCTTCGCCGCCCTGTCCCTTGTAGGCGCCATTGTTTTTCTCCCGGCAGACCTGATTTCCTATCAAATTTCTCGGCACTATGGCATTTCTGTTCAGCCTTTTTACGACTGGCTGAGAGATCAGGGGATCAGTCTGGCGGTTGACAGCCTGATCGGCTTTTTTGCACTGACTGCCGTTTTCTTTTTTATTCGCAGATATCCGGCAAACTGGTGGCTGCCCGTCTGGCTGCTGGCTGTTCCGTTTGTTGTTTTTCTGATCTATATCCAGCCGGTGGTCATTGATCCGCTGTACAATCATTTTCAGAGCCTTCAGGATGGCAGGCTGAAGCAGGAGATTCTGCAACTGGCCGCACGTGCCCAAATTCCTGCAGATGATGTCTATGAGGTAGATATGTCCAGTGAAACGAATGCAATGAACGCCTATGTGAACGGGCTGGGCTCTCATTTGAGGATTGTGCTCTGGGATACGACGATCAGGCAATTGAGTCCCCCGGAAGTGCTGTTTATTATGGCCCATGAAATGGCCCATTACGTCATGCATCACATTGTGTGGGCAGTCACAGCTGCACTTGCCGGTTTGCTGGTTGGTTTAATCCTCGCAGCAAAATTTCTGCTCTGGGCGGTGCAGAAATGGGGAGCCAGGCTCAATCTTAACCATCCGGGAGATATTGCTGCTTTGCCGCTTGTCTTACTCATATTTTCAGTTCTGTCCTTTGCTTTTGAACCGGTACAGGGTGCCATTTCAAGACAGTTTGAGCGTTCAGCTGACAGCTACGCCATCCATCTGACCGGTGACCGGGAAGCCGCTATTTCATCCTTTCAGAAGATTTCTTCTGCCAGTCTGGCGGAAATCAATCCACCTGCACTTGTCAAATGGATCCAGTATGATCACCCGACCATGCTTGAGCGCTTCCAATATCTGGAGCAGGTGAATCTTAAAGATAAAGAATGA
- a CDS encoding D-alanine--D-alanine ligase yields the protein MTNEKKKVAVLYGGKSTEYEISLLTAFSVINAMDRSKYRIFPVHIRQNGQWVAGSEITKQLTSKDQLLLNENAQLEEQSEHWLAPSAPIAKVNQPDIVFPLLHGPNGEDGTVQGLFELLNIAYVGSGVAGSATGMDKVMMKDILKTHQIPGPDYLSVSRYQWENDAPSVILEIKNSIGYPCFIKPANCGSSVGISQCLSETGISAAITDAFRFDTKVIVEEKVSGREIECGVIGNHDLSVSVPGEIITKDAAFYDYQSKYQEGKSTLIIPADLPDKVVAELEDVARRAFMALNLSGLARVDVFVRDKDHKIILNEVNTMPGFTQFSMFPLLWKHTGVSYRQLIEKLIDLGLERHREKQTIQYRIDK from the coding sequence ATGACGAATGAAAAAAAGAAAGTCGCCGTGCTCTATGGCGGGAAGTCAACTGAATATGAAATATCACTTCTGACCGCTTTCTCTGTGATTAATGCCATGGACCGAAGTAAATATAGAATTTTCCCGGTTCATATCAGGCAGAACGGTCAGTGGGTAGCGGGTTCGGAGATTACGAAGCAGTTAACGAGTAAGGATCAGCTGCTCCTGAATGAAAATGCACAGCTGGAAGAGCAGTCTGAACACTGGCTGGCTCCGTCCGCTCCCATTGCAAAGGTAAATCAGCCCGATATTGTTTTTCCACTGCTGCACGGTCCCAATGGTGAAGACGGTACCGTTCAGGGACTGTTTGAGTTACTGAATATTGCCTATGTCGGCTCAGGCGTTGCCGGATCAGCGACAGGCATGGATAAAGTCATGATGAAGGATATCCTTAAGACCCATCAGATTCCCGGACCTGATTATCTGTCTGTTTCCCGCTATCAGTGGGAGAACGACGCTCCTTCGGTTATTCTTGAGATCAAGAATTCAATCGGGTATCCATGCTTTATTAAGCCGGCGAACTGCGGCTCAAGCGTCGGCATCAGCCAGTGCCTGAGTGAGACCGGAATATCCGCTGCGATTACCGATGCTTTCAGGTTCGATACGAAAGTCATCGTTGAGGAAAAGGTAAGTGGTCGTGAGATTGAATGCGGTGTGATTGGTAATCATGACCTGTCTGTGTCCGTTCCCGGTGAAATTATCACGAAAGACGCGGCATTTTACGATTATCAGTCAAAATATCAGGAAGGTAAAAGCACCTTGATCATCCCAGCTGATCTTCCCGATAAAGTGGTAGCAGAACTTGAAGATGTGGCCAGGCGGGCATTTATGGCTTTGAATCTGTCAGGCCTTGCACGTGTTGACGTCTTTGTCAGGGATAAAGACCATAAAATTATTCTGAATGAAGTCAATACAATGCCGGGATTTACTCAGTTCAGTATGTTTCCCCTGCTGTGGAAACATACCGGCGTTTCTTACAGACAGCTGATTGAAAAACTGATTGATCTCGGTTTGGAGAGACACAGGGAAAAACAAACCATACAGTATCGGATCGATAAGTAA
- a CDS encoding 3D domain-containing protein produces MNIIKRLTALTTLTVFFGILAPTTIAFAKTSSTNDSHAVKSQDPELKTAVGFSQNDPSLQPDSNSITRIFGNSLLQLGDSGPSVAEIQDTLRLLGYYGGEVNGVFGELTADAVKHFQSNQHIAENGLVGPNTKTALYTVYSSSDEASAYKARAAEMKQEEKAAAERKAKAEAKAKAKAKAEAKAEAKEKARKAAEAAAIADREKEQAARKPVKPVKVTKVTKATHKAAKKAPAPQRQAGSSITVTATSYALGGISATGINFSDNPNAKVIAVDPGVIPLGSRVKVPGYGIYTAGDTGGNIKGKRIDIHLPTRQQALQFGRRTMTIQILH; encoded by the coding sequence ATGAATATCATTAAAAGGCTGACCGCGCTGACAACCCTGACGGTGTTTTTCGGTATTCTTGCACCGACAACGATTGCCTTCGCGAAAACGAGCAGTACAAATGATAGTCACGCTGTAAAAAGTCAAGATCCTGAACTCAAAACAGCAGTAGGATTCAGTCAGAATGATCCGAGTTTACAACCAGATAGTAACAGTATCACCAGAATATTCGGAAATAGTTTGTTGCAATTGGGAGACAGCGGTCCTTCCGTTGCAGAGATTCAGGATACACTTCGCTTACTGGGTTATTATGGAGGAGAAGTGAATGGCGTATTTGGGGAATTGACAGCAGATGCCGTGAAGCACTTCCAGTCAAACCAGCACATCGCTGAGAACGGACTGGTTGGCCCAAATACAAAAACAGCACTGTATACCGTGTACTCTTCGTCCGATGAAGCCAGTGCATACAAAGCAAGAGCCGCTGAAATGAAACAGGAAGAAAAGGCTGCTGCTGAGAGAAAAGCTAAAGCAGAAGCCAAAGCAAAGGCCAAAGCAAAAGCTGAGGCAAAGGCTGAGGCAAAGGAAAAAGCAAGAAAAGCTGCCGAAGCCGCAGCTATTGCGGACCGTGAGAAAGAACAGGCTGCCAGAAAACCGGTGAAGCCTGTTAAGGTCACTAAGGTCACGAAAGCAACTCATAAAGCAGCGAAAAAAGCGCCTGCGCCTCAGAGGCAGGCTGGTTCATCCATTACGGTTACAGCAACAAGCTATGCGCTCGGCGGCATATCGGCCACGGGTATTAACTTCTCAGATAACCCGAATGCAAAAGTCATTGCGGTTGATCCAGGCGTCATTCCACTCGGTTCGCGGGTCAAAGTACCGGGTTATGGTATCTATACTGCCGGAGATACAGGGGGAAATATTAAAGGAAAAAGAATCGATATCCATCTTCCGACCCGGCAGCAGGCCCTCCAATTCGGGCGTCGGACAATGACCATTCAGATTCTGCATTAA
- a CDS encoding acyl-CoA thioesterase has translation MEAKKMNASRSVTSVHVMPNDTNNHGTFFGGKLMMYVDNIGAVSAMRHARQSVVTASIDSVDFLHPIKAGSSVCLEAMVTWTHHTSMEVFVKIVTEDLMTGERKLCTTCYLTFVAIGKNGKPVPVPKVIPESEEERMLFKSAEKRYLRRKERRLETKKFASKLTLDKPWDREMNNI, from the coding sequence GTGGAAGCGAAAAAAATGAATGCATCACGTTCGGTTACTTCTGTACACGTCATGCCGAACGATACAAATAATCATGGCACATTTTTCGGCGGAAAACTGATGATGTATGTTGATAATATCGGAGCTGTATCGGCCATGCGCCATGCGCGGCAATCGGTGGTCACCGCATCGATAGATTCTGTGGATTTTCTCCACCCCATAAAAGCAGGTTCGTCTGTCTGCCTCGAAGCGATGGTGACATGGACGCACCATACGTCCATGGAAGTATTCGTGAAAATTGTTACTGAAGATTTAATGACCGGTGAACGTAAATTGTGTACCACGTGCTATCTTACGTTTGTTGCTATCGGTAAAAATGGAAAACCGGTTCCTGTACCTAAAGTCATACCGGAAAGTGAAGAAGAACGGATGCTCTTTAAGTCAGCCGAAAAGCGCTATTTGCGCAGGAAGGAAAGACGTCTGGAAACGAAAAAATTTGCTTCAAAGCTGACACTGGACAAACCCTGGGACCGTGAGATGAACAATATCTGA
- a CDS encoding YjcZ family sporulation protein — MGATSGGYSNGFALIVVLFILLIIVGTAFVY; from the coding sequence ATGGGTGCAACTTCCGGCGGTTACAGCAACGGTTTTGCGTTAATCGTTGTTCTGTTCATTTTGCTGATCATTGTTGGTACGGCATTCGTTTATTAA
- a CDS encoding ECF transporter S component, with the protein MKALSLKKMVLVSLLAALGFLIMLIAFPVPLFPVFLTMDFSDIPALIGAIILGPGAGIAIEAIKNILHVLLTGSLTVVPVGELANFTAGSILILVTWWFYKKKHTLFSLAEGMLVGTLIMTILMALANYYLIFPAYAVFLGLSIDSAVQMSQAANHNIQNLMTLIVYGVAPFNLLKGVVLTLLMIPLGARLKHFIQRKHTAA; encoded by the coding sequence ATGAAGGCTTTATCTTTGAAGAAAATGGTTCTGGTGTCACTGCTTGCAGCTCTGGGTTTCCTGATTATGCTGATCGCTTTTCCTGTGCCGCTTTTCCCTGTTTTTCTGACCATGGATTTCAGCGATATACCTGCGTTGATTGGTGCCATCATACTCGGACCCGGGGCCGGTATTGCTATTGAAGCCATTAAAAATATTCTCCACGTGTTACTGACCGGATCACTGACAGTCGTACCTGTCGGTGAATTGGCCAATTTTACTGCCGGCTCGATATTAATTCTCGTTACCTGGTGGTTTTACAAGAAAAAGCATACACTCTTCTCACTTGCCGAGGGTATGCTTGTCGGCACACTGATCATGACCATACTGATGGCCCTTGCCAATTATTACCTTATCTTTCCTGCTTATGCTGTCTTTCTTGGACTGAGTATAGACAGTGCCGTACAGATGTCCCAGGCAGCCAACCACAACATTCAGAACCTGATGACATTAATTGTTTATGGAGTCGCACCTTTTAATCTGCTCAAAGGTGTAGTTCTGACCCTGTTAATGATCCCGCTCGGTGCACGCTTAAAACATTTTATTCAGAGAAAGCATACAGCTGCCTGA
- a CDS encoding 1,4-dihydroxy-2-naphthoate polyprenyltransferase, whose protein sequence is MNGSVLEKNTGFKKWWKMIRPHTLTASFVPVALGTALVLPIRIPNFLLFIAMLIASMMIQIATNLFNEYFDFKRGLDDSSSVGIGGSIVRDGFRPKTILYLALSLCAASMLIGVYICMKSNWWIAAAGSVCILTGYLYSGGPLPIAYTPFGEMISGLFMGIFIIWISFFIQTDMLTLNTVLISIPIGLLVGGINMANNIRDLSRDKEKGRKTLPVLLGRPAAIRVLASLFVISYLWIIGLMVFQVESAWLLVVFASLPKAIQATKLFRGKTRSIQLMPAMKATAQMQTLFGILLSVGLVLDYVI, encoded by the coding sequence ATGAATGGATCCGTTTTGGAGAAGAATACAGGTTTTAAAAAATGGTGGAAGATGATCCGCCCGCATACCCTGACGGCTTCCTTTGTTCCCGTCGCACTCGGTACGGCACTGGTTCTGCCCATAAGAATTCCCAATTTTTTACTTTTTATCGCCATGTTAATTGCTTCCATGATGATCCAGATTGCAACCAATCTGTTCAATGAGTATTTTGATTTTAAAAGAGGCCTGGATGATTCCAGCTCAGTCGGCATTGGCGGCAGTATTGTTCGTGATGGATTCCGGCCAAAGACGATCCTTTATCTCGCGCTCAGTCTGTGCGCCGCTTCCATGCTGATCGGGGTTTATATCTGTATGAAAAGCAACTGGTGGATTGCCGCCGCCGGGTCGGTTTGTATTCTCACCGGCTACCTTTATTCCGGCGGACCGTTACCGATCGCCTATACCCCCTTTGGAGAAATGATCTCGGGCTTATTTATGGGTATCTTTATCATCTGGATCTCTTTCTTCATCCAAACGGATATGCTGACACTGAACACGGTCCTTATCTCCATTCCGATCGGCCTTCTCGTCGGGGGAATTAATATGGCGAATAACATTCGTGATTTATCCCGGGATAAGGAAAAGGGTCGAAAAACCCTGCCTGTTCTGCTCGGACGGCCGGCTGCCATTCGTGTACTCGCTTCCCTGTTTGTGATTTCTTATCTGTGGATCATCGGATTAATGGTCTTCCAGGTTGAATCAGCCTGGCTTCTGGTTGTTTTCGCCAGCCTTCCGAAAGCCATTCAGGCGACAAAGTTGTTTCGTGGAAAGACACGTTCTATTCAGCTGATGCCGGCCATGAAAGCTACGGCACAGATGCAGACACTCTTTGGCATCCTGCTCTCGGTCGGACTTGTACTGGATTATGTGATCTGA
- a CDS encoding 8-oxo-dGTP diphosphatase, with protein MLRYTLALIQYKGKILMINREKNPWQGAWNGVGGKLEPTETPEQCVIREIREETGLQVTHPLYRGIVTWNADSEKLEGMYLFVVRAVDAAALHTPLRTREGILEWKTEQWILSKDNFGTVPSLFSFMRDALDIDHCQPKNYHCVFNGNQLVHTEIRPVPQSIKNREL; from the coding sequence ATGCTGCGCTATACACTTGCTCTGATTCAGTATAAAGGGAAGATACTCATGATTAACCGGGAAAAAAATCCGTGGCAGGGTGCATGGAACGGCGTCGGCGGGAAGCTTGAGCCGACAGAGACGCCGGAACAATGCGTGATCCGTGAAATCCGGGAAGAAACAGGCCTTCAGGTCACTCACCCGTTATACCGGGGCATCGTCACATGGAACGCTGACAGTGAGAAACTGGAGGGAATGTATCTGTTTGTCGTTCGCGCAGTGGATGCTGCGGCGCTTCATACACCACTGAGGACCAGAGAGGGGATACTTGAATGGAAGACAGAGCAATGGATCCTGTCAAAGGATAATTTCGGGACGGTGCCTTCCTTATTCAGTTTCATGCGGGATGCTCTCGACATAGATCATTGTCAGCCGAAAAACTACCACTGTGTGTTTAACGGAAACCAGCTGGTTCACACGGAAATACGACCGGTTCCGCAATCCATAAAGAATAGAGAATTATAA
- the mscL gene encoding large conductance mechanosensitive channel protein MscL: MFREFKSFIARGNVIDLAVAVIIGAAFGQIVNSLVKDIVMPPIGLLLGKVDFSNLYINLSGKTYSSLDAAQKAGAPTINYGLFINNVINFLIIAAVIFFMVRLINRTPLKKPVSPKTKLCPYCLSSIPAKATRCPHCTSQLPEQSERSEHAAGQK, from the coding sequence ATATTCAGGGAATTTAAAAGTTTTATCGCACGGGGGAATGTGATCGATTTAGCTGTTGCGGTCATTATTGGCGCGGCATTCGGGCAAATTGTCAACTCGCTGGTAAAGGATATTGTGATGCCGCCGATCGGACTCCTGCTCGGCAAGGTGGATTTCAGCAATCTGTATATCAATCTCTCCGGGAAAACCTACAGCAGCCTGGATGCGGCTCAAAAGGCCGGAGCACCGACGATCAACTATGGTTTATTTATTAACAATGTCATCAATTTTCTGATTATCGCTGCAGTCATTTTCTTTATGGTCAGGCTCATTAACCGCACACCCCTAAAAAAGCCGGTCTCACCGAAGACAAAACTGTGTCCTTACTGTCTTTCTTCCATACCTGCCAAGGCCACAAGATGCCCGCACTGTACGTCTCAGCTCCCTGAACAGTCTGAACGGTCTGAACATGCAGCCGGTCAAAAATAA
- a CDS encoding superoxide dismutase family protein, giving the protein MNFGRFFYIVCTVVILVAAAYGNQSGDRVSAKEQKNQRLIVQLTDSSGEQVGEAILTETAKGVRIALQAEKLKPGIHGIHFHENGICSPPDFMSAGEHFNPEHKKHGLKNPLGPHAGDMPNIFADSQGRVKTVIFNPMVTLEEGKANSLRDADGSALIIHESGDDQKTDPAGNSGKRVICGVIR; this is encoded by the coding sequence TTGAACTTCGGAAGATTTTTTTATATCGTGTGTACGGTCGTGATTCTTGTCGCAGCAGCTTATGGAAACCAGTCAGGTGACCGCGTAAGTGCTAAAGAACAAAAAAATCAGAGACTGATTGTCCAGCTGACCGATTCCTCTGGAGAGCAGGTTGGGGAAGCCATCTTAACGGAAACAGCAAAAGGGGTCAGAATTGCCCTCCAGGCCGAAAAGCTGAAACCGGGGATACATGGCATCCATTTCCATGAAAACGGCATTTGCTCGCCTCCGGACTTTATGTCTGCCGGTGAACACTTTAATCCGGAACATAAAAAACATGGATTAAAAAATCCTCTTGGCCCGCATGCAGGCGATATGCCGAATATTTTTGCCGACAGTCAGGGCCGGGTAAAAACAGTTATTTTTAATCCCATGGTGACACTGGAAGAAGGAAAGGCGAACTCACTCAGGGATGCTGATGGTTCAGCCCTGATTATTCATGAATCAGGGGATGATCAGAAAACAGATCCTGCGGGAAACTCCGGAAAACGTGTTATCTGCGGCGTGATCCGTTAA
- the fabL gene encoding enoyl-[acyl-carrier-protein] reductase FabL produces MGKKVALITGGTRGIGKAIAEKFAQNGYTLVLNYARKASNAEKTKQDIEEKYGTEVKTCKANVGEVGQIQQLFKSTEEAFGRLDVFINNAASGVQRPLMEIQEKHWDWTQDINAKAYLFAAQQAAKLMQKSGGGHIVALSSLGAVRALPNYAVVGVSKAAVEAITRYLAVALAPMNITVNTVSGGAVDTDALKHFPNRAELLEQAAKRNPAGRIVQPEDLAEAVYFLCTPAAFMIRGQTITVDGGLSLLAE; encoded by the coding sequence TTGGGGAAAAAAGTAGCCTTGATCACCGGTGGGACAAGAGGTATCGGCAAAGCCATTGCTGAAAAATTTGCGCAGAACGGGTACACCCTTGTACTTAATTATGCACGGAAGGCCTCTAACGCTGAAAAAACGAAACAGGATATTGAAGAAAAATATGGAACAGAAGTGAAAACATGTAAAGCAAATGTCGGTGAAGTGGGTCAGATTCAGCAATTATTTAAATCGACGGAAGAAGCTTTCGGGAGACTGGACGTCTTTATCAACAATGCCGCTTCAGGTGTCCAGCGCCCGCTTATGGAAATACAGGAAAAACACTGGGACTGGACACAGGACATCAATGCCAAAGCCTACCTTTTTGCCGCACAGCAGGCCGCAAAGCTGATGCAAAAATCAGGGGGCGGACACATTGTCGCCCTTTCCAGTCTCGGCGCCGTACGTGCCCTGCCCAATTATGCCGTTGTCGGTGTTTCAAAAGCGGCTGTCGAAGCGATCACACGCTATCTGGCCGTTGCTCTGGCACCGATGAATATCACGGTAAACACGGTTTCCGGTGGTGCTGTGGATACAGACGCACTGAAACACTTCCCTAACAGGGCGGAACTGCTGGAACAGGCAGCAAAACGCAATCCTGCCGGCCGTATTGTGCAGCCTGAGGATCTGGCGGAAGCCGTTTATTTTCTCTGCACCCCTGCCGCGTTTATGATCCGCGGGCAGACCATTACGGTCGATGGTGGTCTGTCCCTCCTTGCCGAATAA
- the menB gene encoding 1,4-dihydroxy-2-naphthoyl-CoA synthase — translation MSSVEWKVIEPYDEIIFERYEGIAKITINRPQVRNAFTPKTVMEMIDAFSRARDDSSIGVVILTGAGTLAFCSGGDQKVRGNGGYVGSDHVPRLNVLDLQHLIRIIPKPVIAMVAGYAIGGGNVLQVVCDLTIAADNAVFGQTGPKVGSFDAGYGAGLLARIVGQKKAREIWFLCRQYNAQQALDMGLVNAVVPLEHLEDETIKWAKEMLSKSATALRFLKASFNADTDGLAGLQQLGGDATLLYYTTDEAKEGRDAFKEKRDPDFSRFPKFP, via the coding sequence ATGTCCTCTGTTGAATGGAAGGTCATCGAGCCTTATGATGAGATCATTTTTGAACGGTATGAAGGCATTGCCAAAATAACGATTAATCGTCCTCAGGTAAGAAACGCGTTTACACCAAAAACAGTCATGGAAATGATTGACGCCTTCTCACGCGCCAGAGATGATTCAAGTATCGGTGTAGTCATCCTGACTGGTGCGGGGACGTTAGCATTCTGTTCAGGCGGTGATCAGAAGGTCCGGGGAAATGGCGGATATGTCGGAAGTGATCATGTGCCGCGCCTGAACGTTCTTGATCTGCAGCACCTGATCCGGATTATCCCGAAGCCTGTGATTGCCATGGTTGCCGGGTATGCCATAGGTGGAGGAAATGTCCTTCAGGTGGTCTGTGATCTGACCATTGCTGCGGATAACGCCGTATTCGGCCAGACAGGACCGAAAGTCGGAAGTTTTGATGCCGGTTACGGTGCAGGGTTACTGGCGCGTATAGTCGGCCAGAAGAAGGCCCGTGAAATCTGGTTTCTGTGCCGTCAATATAATGCGCAGCAGGCGCTGGACATGGGACTCGTGAATGCAGTCGTTCCGCTCGAACATCTGGAGGATGAAACAATTAAGTGGGCAAAGGAAATGCTGTCAAAAAGCGCAACTGCGCTGCGGTTCCTCAAAGCTTCATTTAATGCCGACACAGATGGCCTGGCCGGACTGCAGCAGCTGGGCGGGGATGCCACGCTGCTTTATTACACAACCGATGAGGCAAAAGAAGGCCGTGACGCTTTTAAAGAAAAACGTGACCCGGATTTCAGCAGATTTCCAAAGTTTCCCTGA